The Leptospira stimsonii genome includes the window GAAGAAGTCGCGAACGATTTTTTCATTATAAGAAAAGAAACTATTGTTCAAGATAAGTTTCATTGAAGTCAACGGATCGAATGCTGGACGCCAATCTTGATCCGAACTCAACGACGCAAATTCACCGGAAATCGAAATAATTCCGGGATCTTCGTCCGTATAAGTACTATTTAATAAATGATGAATTTGTCTTTGAATATCTTCGATCAGAGTCTGTTTCGTTTTATCGTCTTTATATTTCTGGAGGTATTCGGTCAATTTTCGAATCAACATATTGGTCGACGGATAGTTGTTGTTTAGACCTTCTCCACGAAACGTTCTATGACTGTTGAGAACCGCGGATTTAACCTCGGAATCGATTCCGGTAAGATTTCCGATCATAAGATAACTGATGATCGGATGGTTTTTGATATATTCGAATTCTTCCGGCCTTAGGTTAGAATGATTCGGAAGTTTCATTCTAGACTTTCCGATATCGACCATATAAGAAGCGAGCATAACGTTCAATTGTTTCGCTTTTTGTAATTCGCTTTCAGCCTTATTCAAGGCTTTCATTCCGCGGAGTTTCATCGCCATAGAAATCACGGTTCTTTTGGTCATAATCTCCGAGTCCGCTTTTACTCCGGCTTGTCTCATCACTTCGATCACGTTCACAAGTCCAAGTTCCATATCGGAACTGGACTTAAAGTCCACGAGGATATCATCAATCCCCCTTTGAACTTTTCGAATATGGTTGCTATTGAGTGGGAAGTGTTTGAGTTCTTCGAGAAGATCGGATGCCTCACGCGCGAGGGCAACCGTAAGATCGGAATTCACCAATTTCGTAAAAGAAACTTCACGACCATGGACCGCATCCGGTTTTTTATTCTTAACTATTTTATCTTTTTCTGATATAAGAAAAAAGATACCTTGGCTTTCGAATTTTTGGAGTTTGGTGATATCTTCTTCGGACGCATCCGACTTTTTATGGATTAGAATTTGACCATTCTTATTATAAAAATCTACGGGAATTTCGCTCTGACTTATAAAACTCTTAATTACGTCCGAAGTGAATTCAAACTTCTCAAGGAGTTCTTTATTTACAGAATGTGAGTTAACGCTCATATTACAACTCTTCTTTTAAATTGCCCGTAGGCCTCGTTTTGGAAGAGAATCGCGTACTATAGAAGATCAGCGCAATCCTATTCTTAACGAATAGAACATCTGACTGGAAAAAAATTATTTAAGAGTCCTTGATTCACAATTTATTTCCGAATTGGTAAAGAAAAATCCATTTCGGATAACTTTTCTTTGTAATATTTCAAATTGAAGGCAAATGTTTAATCTTTAAGCAGTGGTCGAAATAGGTGTGTCGCATAACGATTCGCGTTTGCTTCCCCGAAAATGGAGAAGCGGCTTACGCTCTCAATTGTTCAAAAAGTTAATCTGTGTGAAAAGTATGCGAATTCTCTACGCGCTTTCTTTGGGAATTTCGCCGGTCTGTTTGATCAATTCTTCGTAGAGATATCCGTCCATTTCGGCATCAAGAACGTAGATAATTCTTCTTGGATCCTGATTCTTCTCCAAATTAAAGATCGCTTTCCTTCGGTCGAGTTTGAAAGACGGGAGGTCAAATCCTGAAATCCTAAGTTTTCCCATGTTGCTGAAGTTAGGACGGATTGTTCCGATTCTTTCCAGCATCGGACGAATCAGAGTCTTATACATTTCGCGTATGATACAAACCTCGAAGAAAACTTTTTGGTTGGAATCCTGGGTTACGACGATTACAAAGTCCCCTTCTCTGATGAATGGCTGGTTGTTGCAGAGCGATAACCCGATATGATCGTAAAAATCTCGCAACGTTTTCTCATTATATGCAAAAAAGCTGTTATTCAAAATCAACTTCATCGCGACGAGTGGATCATAGGCGTCGCGCCATTCTTGTCTTGTGGTTAAAGACGCAAATTCGCCGGCGATGGAAATGACTCCGATATCATCCATAGGAAGATTGTTTGTAAGAATATTCCGAATTTGTTTTTGTATATCCGCGACCAAGACGGTACGTTTCGGATCGTCTTTGTATTTCTCTTTATAAAGATTGAGTTTTTGTACGAGAATCTTCGGTTGAGGATAATTGTTGTTCATTCCCTCGCCCTTATGAGGACGGTGATGATTGAGAACAAGTGTTTTGATATTATCGTCAAGGTCAGGCATATTCGCCACCATGAGATAACTGATGATCGGATGATTCTTGATGTATTCGAATTCTTCCGTTTTCAAATCCTTCTGAATCGGGATTTTCATCTGTGTATAACCGACATCGGCAAGGTAAGACGACATCATCAGATTCATCTGATCGATTTTTTTCTGCTCCATGTCGACCTTCGTAAAAGCCTTTCCGGCTCTTACTTTCATCGCCATCGAAATCACGGTCCGTTTGGTAAGTACCTCGGAATCCATCGGAACGCCGGCCGCGCTCATCACTTCGATGATGTTCACCAAGCCGTTTTCCATATCGGGAGTGGAGCGAAAGTCTTCTAAAATACCGTCAATGGACTTATTGAGTTGTCGAACCTGTCCGCCGTTAAGGGGAAATTTCTTTAGTTCCGATAAAAACCCAGCCGCATTTTTTGCGAGATCGACTGTCAGTTCTGAGTTTACTAACTTTGTAAAGCTGACTTCTCGACCGTTCACGCTATTGGGACCGGATGCCTGTTTTCCTCCGGAGATTTTTTCGAACTCCGATTTGAGAAAATAAATTCCTTGGCTTTCAAACTTAAGAAGTCTGGTTATATCGTCCCCGTTCGCGTTTTCTTTTTTATGAATTAGAATTTGACCGTTCCTGTTATAGAAGTCTACAGGAATGACACTGTTAATCTTAAAATGCTGGATGATTTCTTCAGTGAAATCGAACTTCTGTAAATCTTTTTGTGCGTCCATGCAATCGTTGCGAAATTGAAATTTGTTTTTAGAAGCGTGTAAGGTTACATAACGTGGAAAAATTCTCTATGAGAAATTCCATTCTCAATCCAATAAAAGGCAGGAATGCACCGTTTGCACCGAATATTTTCTTATGTGACGAAAAAAATATTTTCCAAGTTTACTTCCAAGAAGAATTCAAACTGATCTCTAAAATATTTCTACTCACCCTTTCTTCCAGCGAAGAACCGGCAAACCCGCCACCCTTGGAATCCGAAAGGAGGAACGTATCCTGTGCTTGGTTTCCTGTTCTGTCCGTACGAATTGTAGCGGAATGAATGTTAATTCCGTTTTCTTTTAGAACGCCTGTAACAAAATAAAGGAGTCCTTTGCGATCCGGAGCTTCCAAATACAATTTTGTTCTACTCCCGCCTTCCACGTCTTCGAATTCGAGTTTGGATTCGTTGCTAAGATGGTATGTATTTCTGAGATCGATCTCGCTCGAATGATGAATGATCTCTTCCAGAGCGGAATCTTCCGTAAATACGGAGGACATAAGAATTCCCAATTTGGACGCTTTGATTTTAGAATCAGTCTCTTCCGATTTTAAAGTAAAAACATCGTAGCTGTAGGATTGTCCCTTTTCTTCAATCGTTTGAATGTCTCCGGAAACGATTTCCCAACCCATAAAGAACATCGCTTTCACCATCTTATGAAGAGTTCCTGGAGCCGTTTCGGACGTTTTGAGGGTCACAGTGTAGAGTCCGTTTTCTTCTTTATAGTGAAAGTGAATCATCGGATTGAGCCTACTTACTACCATAATAGTCGGTTTCTAAAAAAACGAGTCTTTTCCGAGGGGATTCTGTCTCTTACCGGGTGAAAAATTCTTGCCTCGGACTTTCCCGGAAAAACAGTCAAAGTAGAGTGGAATTCATAGATATTTGCCGAAAATAAAAGGACAACAATTTCCAAAATGGTATGAAAAGACCTCTCGAATACAACCCGGAGCTGATCCAAAAATCGGAACCCTTACCTCTCGAAAAAGAAAAAGGAACCTCCAAGAAATGGAAAGCGCCAAATCTCAAAAAGGAAAAGCCTTCGTCGGAAAACGAAGGTGCTCCCGGGTTATTGATTTTCGGACTTTTCCGTTTTGTTAAAAAATATAAGGGAAGAATCTTCCTCATTATCGGTTTGCTTTGTTTTGAAATCGGATTTTACGCGAGTATTCCTTTTAGTTTCAAATATCTCATCGACGAAGCGCTCATCAATCGAAATCAAAACGCACTCTATTGGATCGGTGCATATTTAGCGGTGGGAACGGTAACGTTCGCGATCCTTGGAACACTTCGAGATTATTTATACAACTGGGCTTCGTCCCGAATCATACAAGATCTTCGATTGCAGATGTACGAACATCTGGACCAACTCAGTTTGGATTTTTTTTCGAATAATAAACTCGGAGATATTCTTTCCCGTTTTTTTAACGACCTTGCATCCTTGGAACACGCATTACTCGCTTTTATACCTTGGGGCCTTGGTCCTCTACTGGAAGCGCTCTTCGGAACCATTCTTCTTTTTCTTTTGGATTGGAAGTTAGCGCTGATCGCCTTGTTGATCTGGCCGATTAGTTTTTTAGGGCCGGGTTTTCTTTCCAGAAAATCGACCGAGATCAGCTATTCTCGAAAATTGGAAGAAGCACAAGTATTGAGCATGGTGGAAGAATCGATTTCCGCACAGAATCTCATACGCGCCTACGATCTGAGCGATTATTTTTTCAGCAGATTTAAGAATAACTGTGAGAAACTCTTTCAAGTCTCTTTGAGATTGGGACTTACGAATTCGTATCTGGAACGTTCTGCCGGTTCGGGGATTCTACTATTACAAGGAGTTCTACTTTTGGCAGGAACCGCGTTTGCCTATAACAATACTCTGAGCATCGGAACCCTAGCCGCATTCTTACCTCCATTCTTAAATTTGAGTTATTCTCTTCTTTATCTTTCCCAATATCTTCCGGCGCTGAACCATGCGAGCGGTTCTGCAAAAAGAATATTAGAATTATTGCGAGCGCCGGTCTTCGAATCAAATCCGGAAGGTTCCTCGATTCCCGAATTGAAAGAAGAAATTCGTTTTGACAATGTTCACTTCCGTTACAAAGGTCGTTCCAAAAATCTGAGCGATATCTCTCTCACAATTCCGAAGGGAAGTTACACGGCTATCGTAGGCGGCTCAGGCGTAGGGAAGAGCACTTTTATCAAACTTCTATTGGGAATGGTACAACCAAACGAAGGAAGAATTTTTTTCGATGGAATCGATTTGA containing:
- a CDS encoding c-di-GMP phosphodiesterase is translated as MSVNSHSVNKELLEKFEFTSDVIKSFISQSEIPVDFYNKNGQILIHKKSDASEEDITKLQKFESQGIFFLISEKDKIVKNKKPDAVHGREVSFTKLVNSDLTVALAREASDLLEELKHFPLNSNHIRKVQRGIDDILVDFKSSSDMELGLVNVIEVMRQAGVKADSEIMTKRTVISMAMKLRGMKALNKAESELQKAKQLNVMLASYMVDIGKSRMKLPNHSNLRPEEFEYIKNHPIISYLMIGNLTGIDSEVKSAVLNSHRTFRGEGLNNNYPSTNMLIRKLTEYLQKYKDDKTKQTLIEDIQRQIHHLLNSTYTDEDPGIISISGEFASLSSDQDWRPAFDPLTSMKLILNNSFFSYNEKIVRDFFDLMALSLCENQSVLNPGDYIIVVSMDSQRKVHFETCVIKEIYRHQTRPLLERIGTIRPLITNKGKIRIDGYDPHSFREDKRKAIFNLNNSMDPRRVIYIIDPELEPSLFEKVDQNFRGTAPRSVA
- a CDS encoding c-di-GMP phosphodiesterase is translated as MDAQKDLQKFDFTEEIIQHFKINSVIPVDFYNRNGQILIHKKENANGDDITRLLKFESQGIYFLKSEFEKISGGKQASGPNSVNGREVSFTKLVNSELTVDLAKNAAGFLSELKKFPLNGGQVRQLNKSIDGILEDFRSTPDMENGLVNIIEVMSAAGVPMDSEVLTKRTVISMAMKVRAGKAFTKVDMEQKKIDQMNLMMSSYLADVGYTQMKIPIQKDLKTEEFEYIKNHPIISYLMVANMPDLDDNIKTLVLNHHRPHKGEGMNNNYPQPKILVQKLNLYKEKYKDDPKRTVLVADIQKQIRNILTNNLPMDDIGVISIAGEFASLTTRQEWRDAYDPLVAMKLILNNSFFAYNEKTLRDFYDHIGLSLCNNQPFIREGDFVIVVTQDSNQKVFFEVCIIREMYKTLIRPMLERIGTIRPNFSNMGKLRISGFDLPSFKLDRRKAIFNLEKNQDPRRIIYVLDAEMDGYLYEELIKQTGEIPKESA
- a CDS encoding ACT domain-containing protein gives rise to the protein MIHFHYKEENGLYTVTLKTSETAPGTLHKMVKAMFFMGWEIVSGDIQTIEEKGQSYSYDVFTLKSEETDSKIKASKLGILMSSVFTEDSALEEIIHHSSEIDLRNTYHLSNESKLEFEDVEGGSRTKLYLEAPDRKGLLYFVTGVLKENGINIHSATIRTDRTGNQAQDTFLLSDSKGGGFAGSSLEERVSRNILEISLNSSWK
- a CDS encoding ABC transporter ATP-binding protein, which produces MKRPLEYNPELIQKSEPLPLEKEKGTSKKWKAPNLKKEKPSSENEGAPGLLIFGLFRFVKKYKGRIFLIIGLLCFEIGFYASIPFSFKYLIDEALINRNQNALYWIGAYLAVGTVTFAILGTLRDYLYNWASSRIIQDLRLQMYEHLDQLSLDFFSNNKLGDILSRFFNDLASLEHALLAFIPWGLGPLLEALFGTILLFLLDWKLALIALLIWPISFLGPGFLSRKSTEISYSRKLEEAQVLSMVEESISAQNLIRAYDLSDYFFSRFKNNCEKLFQVSLRLGLTNSYLERSAGSGILLLQGVLLLAGTAFAYNNTLSIGTLAAFLPPFLNLSYSLLYLSQYLPALNHASGSAKRILELLRAPVFESNPEGSSIPELKEEIRFDNVHFRYKGRSKNLSDISLTIPKGSYTAIVGGSGVGKSTFIKLLLGMVQPNEGRIFFDGIDLNSVSRSSVRSLVGVVFQETFLFNTTIFENIRIGKPSASLEEVIEAAKRAEIHELILSLPMGYETNTGDRGTKLSGGERQRIAIARAFLRNPQILLLDEATSSLDPVTEARIMKTLSLLREGRTVISVTHRLSTIREADQVFQIRNGKLERFAVPEPEQQAMVL